A genomic window from Prochlorococcus sp. RS04 includes:
- a CDS encoding ABC1 kinase family protein translates to MKEDFTDFIEVSGLLNYDPETISKIYKKNPKRLLKRLWQTLIPIFAYIFSVGWDKLTGRLKNEQQARCRARELTNLLVELGPAFVKAGQALSTRPDIIPGILLEELSELQDQLPGFDGEKAMELIEEDLGYKINELFLEIDREPISAASLGQVHKAKLKNEEIVAIKVQRPGLREQITLDLYIVRNIAYWLKNNIGLIRSDLVALIDELGKRVFEEMDYLNEAANAEKFRDMHKHNKMIAVPKIYKEITSRRVLAMEWIEGTKLTNLENVKKLGINPDEMIDIGVQCSLEQLLEHGFFHADPHPGNLLALEDGRLCYLDFGMMSEVSRESRSGLIQAVVHLVNKNFDKLSQDFVKLGFLSEEVNLEPIVPAFQDVFINAVEQGVSKMDFKSVTDDMSGVMYKFPFRLPPYYALIIRSLLTLEGIALSVDPNFKILGAAYPYFARRLMEDPDPQLRESLKEMLFDNKKFKWDRLEDLLANAAKQTNLDLEKLLDEVINLLFSTNGGFLRNEIVEGLTNQIDLLSLKILKSLNNYLPQSIKLNTINENNNLSDLIMYVEPLRNFLEILQKVPGYSIDIFLKRVPRLINEPYTKEMGIKIAKKVTEKGVVRLVKIAAGANI, encoded by the coding sequence ATTTTTGCTTACATCTTCTCCGTTGGATGGGATAAATTAACTGGGAGATTGAAAAATGAACAACAAGCAAGATGTAGAGCAAGAGAATTAACAAATTTATTGGTAGAACTTGGACCTGCATTTGTTAAGGCAGGCCAAGCTTTATCTACAAGACCCGATATAATCCCAGGAATTCTTCTTGAAGAATTATCTGAATTGCAAGATCAACTCCCTGGATTTGATGGAGAAAAAGCCATGGAATTAATAGAAGAAGATTTAGGATACAAAATAAATGAGCTTTTTTTAGAAATTGATAGAGAGCCAATTTCAGCTGCCTCTTTAGGGCAAGTGCATAAAGCTAAATTAAAAAACGAAGAAATAGTTGCAATAAAAGTACAACGGCCAGGTTTAAGAGAACAAATAACCTTAGATCTCTACATAGTTAGAAATATTGCTTATTGGCTCAAAAATAACATCGGATTAATAAGAAGTGATTTAGTTGCTTTGATTGATGAATTAGGCAAAAGAGTTTTTGAAGAAATGGATTATCTAAACGAAGCTGCAAATGCAGAAAAATTTAGAGATATGCATAAACATAACAAAATGATTGCCGTACCAAAGATTTATAAAGAAATAACTTCAAGAAGAGTTTTAGCAATGGAATGGATAGAAGGTACAAAATTAACAAATTTAGAAAACGTAAAAAAATTAGGAATTAATCCTGATGAAATGATTGATATAGGGGTGCAATGCAGTTTAGAACAACTTTTAGAACATGGTTTTTTTCATGCAGACCCACATCCAGGAAATTTATTAGCCTTAGAAGATGGAAGATTATGTTATCTAGATTTTGGAATGATGAGCGAAGTTTCCAGAGAGTCTAGATCAGGATTAATTCAAGCAGTCGTACATTTAGTAAATAAAAACTTCGATAAATTGTCCCAAGATTTCGTAAAATTGGGATTTTTATCAGAAGAAGTTAATTTAGAGCCCATTGTTCCGGCGTTTCAAGATGTTTTCATTAACGCTGTTGAACAAGGTGTTTCGAAAATGGATTTTAAGAGCGTTACAGACGATATGTCTGGTGTTATGTATAAATTCCCTTTCAGACTTCCCCCATATTATGCACTTATAATTAGGTCATTACTCACATTAGAAGGAATAGCTTTAAGCGTAGATCCAAACTTCAAAATATTAGGCGCAGCTTATCCATATTTTGCGAGAAGATTGATGGAAGACCCTGATCCACAATTGAGGGAAAGCCTTAAAGAAATGCTTTTTGATAATAAAAAATTTAAATGGGACCGTTTAGAAGATCTTCTTGCTAACGCTGCAAAGCAAACAAATCTCGATTTGGAAAAACTTTTAGACGAAGTTATAAATCTTCTTTTTTCTACAAATGGAGGATTTCTTAGAAATGAGATAGTTGAAGGTTTAACGAATCAAATAGATTTACTTAGTCTAAAAATATTGAAAAGTTTGAATAACTATCTTCCACAATCAATTAAATTAAATACTATTAACGAAAATAATAACTTAAGTGACCTTATAATGTATGTAGAACCGTTGAGAAACTTTTTAGAGATTTTACAAAAAGTACCCGGGTATTCAATTGACATTTTTCTAAAAAGAGTTCCAAGACTTATAAATGAGCCCTATACAAAAGAAATGGGTATAAAAATTGCAAAAAAAGTAACTGAAAAAGGAGTAGTAAGACTTGTTAAGATTGCTGCTGGTGCAAATATCTAA
- the thrC gene encoding threonine synthase, whose product MLLLNKIKNKLRINYRKKRWPGLIEAYKQYLPVTKKTPIISLNEGNTPLILSDSISNLIGNGTKVFLKYDGLNPTGSFKDRGMTMAISKAKEEGREAVICASTGNTSAAAAAYASRGGLKPYVLIPEGFVAQGKLAQALMYGAEIISINGNFDMALEIVRDLSSEHPIELVNSVNPYRIQGQKTAAFEIFDDLGHAPDWLCIPMGNAGNITAYWMGFKEYSKIKSNLKLPIMMGFQSEGSAPLVKNIIVKDPETIATAIRIGNPVNREKAKKVRKESKGDFQSVTDEEIIDAYKILAKEGVFCEPASAASVAGLIKNKNRIQKESTIVCVLTGNGLKDPNCAIENNDAIFRKNVEPSLKNITKILGY is encoded by the coding sequence ATGTTGTTATTAAATAAAATCAAAAATAAACTGCGTATTAATTACAGAAAAAAAAGGTGGCCAGGTCTAATAGAAGCTTATAAACAATATCTACCAGTTACAAAAAAAACTCCTATTATTTCCCTTAATGAAGGAAATACTCCACTAATTCTAAGCGATTCAATAAGCAACTTAATTGGAAACGGAACAAAAGTTTTTTTAAAATATGATGGCCTTAATCCAACAGGATCTTTTAAAGATCGTGGTATGACTATGGCAATTAGCAAAGCAAAAGAAGAAGGCCGTGAAGCAGTAATTTGTGCAAGTACTGGAAACACCTCTGCTGCTGCTGCTGCATATGCTTCAAGAGGAGGATTAAAACCTTATGTTTTAATCCCAGAAGGATTTGTTGCACAAGGAAAGCTTGCTCAAGCATTAATGTATGGCGCCGAAATAATATCTATTAATGGAAACTTTGATATGGCTCTTGAAATTGTCAGAGATTTATCCTCAGAACATCCTATAGAACTTGTTAATTCTGTTAATCCATATCGAATACAAGGACAAAAAACGGCAGCTTTTGAAATATTTGATGACTTAGGTCATGCTCCTGATTGGCTTTGCATTCCAATGGGTAATGCGGGAAATATAACTGCTTATTGGATGGGATTTAAAGAGTATTCAAAAATAAAAAGTAATCTGAAATTACCAATAATGATGGGTTTTCAATCCGAAGGCTCTGCTCCATTAGTAAAAAATATAATAGTTAAAGATCCAGAAACAATTGCAACTGCAATAAGAATTGGGAATCCTGTAAATAGAGAAAAAGCAAAAAAAGTAAGAAAAGAGAGTAAAGGAGATTTTCAGTCAGTTACAGATGAAGAAATAATCGATGCTTATAAAATACTCGCCAAAGAGGGGGTTTTTTGTGAACCTGCCAGTGCAGCATCTGTTGCTGGTCTAATTAAAAATAAAAATAGAATTCAAAAAGAATCGACTATTGTTTGTGTTCTAACTGGAAATGGATTGAAAGATCCTAATTGCGCTATAGAAAATAATGATGCTATTTTTAGGAAAAATGTAGAACCTTCATTAAAAAATATAACTAAAATCTTGGGATATTAA
- a CDS encoding alpha/beta hydrolase, which produces MKFNKLLIVKIFFILVISPLFNIPKVNSAEEIKITYNIFSRTIKVNSLKTFAKEGKLSKNLERILKATGSPDNEIRTILNKDFEIPITIASKLVYSEIGNVFFTRLSSIIHPPKATDERTGMLALRASVIQGIQIGNGKINLINFFEGYPTKTVILDVSALSKVMNKVESISELLTFFTNSPLEKIKTN; this is translated from the coding sequence ATGAAGTTTAATAAATTATTAATAGTTAAAATATTTTTTATTTTAGTAATTTCTCCATTATTTAATATTCCAAAAGTTAATAGTGCAGAAGAAATTAAAATCACATACAACATATTTTCTAGAACAATTAAAGTAAATTCTTTAAAAACTTTTGCTAAAGAGGGTAAACTCTCAAAAAATTTAGAAAGAATTTTGAAAGCAACTGGTTCTCCCGATAATGAAATTAGAACAATTTTAAATAAAGATTTTGAGATTCCTATTACTATCGCAAGCAAACTAGTATATTCTGAAATAGGAAATGTTTTTTTTACAAGACTTTCATCTATTATCCATCCACCCAAAGCAACTGATGAAAGAACAGGTATGTTAGCCCTTAGAGCAAGCGTAATTCAAGGAATTCAAATAGGGAATGGAAAAATAAATCTAATAAATTTTTTTGAAGGATACCCAACCAAAACTGTAATTTTAGATGTAAGCGCTTTGAGCAAAGTTATGAATAAAGTAGAATCGATTTCAGAATTATTAACCTTTTTCACTAATTCTCCTCTAGAAAAAATCAAAACAAATTAA